Below is a window of candidate division TA06 bacterium DNA.
AAGGCGGATAAAACCCCGTTTTACCCTAAAATAACATAGGGGCAATTCACGCGTCCTACGAAGTAAGCCAAAGGCAAACGAAGTAGAATGAATTGCCCCTACAATCATAACAACCGTCAGAATTTATCTATGCAGGTCTCCCTCTCCTGATTTATCAGGGGAGGGATTAAGGGTGGGGTTATTTGTTCACCTGGAACGTCCGATCGCCCTTCTCCAAAAACTTGACGATCTGGTTGGCGGCGGCCAGCCCGGCGTTGATGTTGGCCTCCGAGGTCTCGGCGCCCATTTTCTTCTTGGTGGCATGGTAGCGGTTACTAAAGATTTCGGCGATCTCGGCCTGGCAGTCCGGCGCAATGTCGGTGGCGTACTTCAGATCCTCGCGCTCGGCCATCACCTTCTTTAAACCCTCTTCGTCTATCACTTCCTTGCGGGCGGTGTTGATCAGGGCCGCGCCCTTCTTCATCCTGACCAACAGATCGTAGTTGATGGATTTTTTAGTCTTCTCGTTGGCCGGGATGTGCAGGGAGACATAGTCGCACTGGGAATAGAGGTCCTCCATCTTGTCGAAGACCTTGACCCCCTCGGCCTCCATCTTGGATTTTTCCACGAAGGGATCAAAGGCGCAGACCGTCATTCCGAAACCCTTGGCGATGGCGGATACTAATCTGCCGACATTGCCGTAGGCGTGAATGCCCAGCTTCTTGCCCTTAAGCTCCGAGCCGTTGCCCTCGGTGAATTTATTGCGGGCCAAAAAGACCATCATCCCGACGGCCAGCTCGGCCACCGCGTTAGAGTTCTGGCCCGGGGTGTTCATGGCGCAGATGCCTTTTCCAGTGGCGGCGGCCAGGTCTATATTG
It encodes the following:
- a CDS encoding 3-phosphoglycerate dehydrogenase, producing MAKKVLLATEKPFAKVAVEGISKIFTAAGYELVKLEKYTDKADLLKAAADADAMIIRSDKADAAVIEAAKNLKVIVRAGAGYDNIDLAAATGKGICAMNTPGQNSNAVAELAVGMMVFLARNKFTEGNGSELKGKKLGIHAYGNVGRLVSAIAKGFGMTVCAFDPFVEKSKMEAEGVKVFDKMEDLYSQCDYVSLHIPANEKTKKSINYDLLVRMKKGAALINTARKEVIDEEGLKKVMAEREDLKYATDIAPDCQAEIAEIFSNRYHATKKKMGAETSEANINAGLAAANQIVKFLEKGDRTFQVNK